A stretch of the Synechocystis sp. PCC 7338 genome encodes the following:
- a CDS encoding DUF6816 family protein yields the protein MSRFLVRLTVLFLCNLLWLVAGMAPALAESLPDRWDAYPHWSNLPTLEQRKGEIHYPEWFAGTWQVTSTLTEQLAPLAPDIVSPGFAKNGTYLEQPVEFPVRFIDQTPLPEFNWALSDLVNNTPLIVPDRRFNAEAITQAYLGKNREDINITVQVKEQPSPRLVTVFPQHQRLVSTVLGYSQSSPDPDHFLATELTNQQFIAGGTQYLNQVETTTAYYHLGPGKISASQVTAVYLSPTDPDYFATGHQPIALYRYELTLEALPEP from the coding sequence TTGTCTAGATTTCTAGTTCGCTTAACAGTGCTATTTTTGTGCAATTTGCTCTGGCTAGTGGCCGGCATGGCCCCAGCTTTGGCCGAATCACTTCCTGATCGATGGGATGCCTATCCCCACTGGTCTAATTTACCTACCCTGGAACAGAGAAAAGGGGAAATTCATTATCCTGAATGGTTTGCCGGCACTTGGCAGGTCACCAGTACCCTCACCGAACAACTAGCCCCCCTGGCCCCGGACATCGTCAGTCCCGGCTTTGCCAAGAATGGAACATATCTAGAACAACCAGTAGAATTTCCTGTCAGATTCATTGACCAAACTCCCCTGCCGGAATTTAATTGGGCCCTGTCGGATTTGGTCAACAATACCCCGCTGATTGTGCCCGATCGCCGTTTTAATGCTGAAGCCATCACCCAGGCCTATTTGGGTAAAAATAGAGAAGATATAAATATTACTGTCCAGGTTAAAGAGCAACCCAGTCCCCGTTTAGTCACCGTTTTTCCCCAACATCAACGGCTGGTCTCCACTGTCCTAGGCTATAGCCAAAGCAGTCCCGACCCAGACCACTTCCTCGCCACGGAATTGACCAATCAACAATTTATCGCCGGTGGTACCCAGTACCTCAATCAAGTGGAAACTACCACCGCCTACTACCACCTTGGCCCGGGCAAAATTAGTGCTAGCCAAGTTACCGCCGTGTATTTATCCCCCACTGACCCGGATTATTTCGCCACCGGCCACCAGCCCATTGCCCTCTATCGCTATGAACTTACCCTAGAAGCTCTGCCAGAACCATGA